From the genome of Longimicrobium sp.:
ATCCAGTTGATGCGGGCCCCAGACGCATTGCGGGCACGCACCCAGGCGTCGATCTCGGAGACGAGTTGGCTGCGTTCGCCGATCCGCCGGTCCAGGCATTGGCCGCGAAGCACGCCGATTTCGATCTCAACCATGTTGAGCCAGCTGGCGTGCTTCGGTGTGTAGTGGAACTCCAGCCGTCTCAGGAGGCGGTGAGCCTCCTCCGGCGGAAAGGTTTCGTACAGCGCGCCAGCGGTGTGGGTCGAGAGATTGTCCTGCACTACCCGGATCCGGTCGGCTTCAGGGTAGTGGATGTCCACGAGGTCGCGCAGGCAGCAGGCGTAGTCCTGCGCCGTGCGCTGGTCGGTGACCGTCACTTGGCGCCAGGGGTGGTGCACGTCGAGGCAGACGAACAGATTGACGGTGCCGTTCCGCTTGTATTCGTAATCATAGCGCGCCGGCTGGCCCGGGGCGGCCGGGATCGGCTGGCGGACCTCACCGATCAGCTGCAGTGGGCTCTCGTCGAAGCAGACCACCGGCCGCCGCGGATCCGGCGCCTCGGTATAGCGGTCGAGCACATCGTCCATGCGGGCCACGAAGCTGCCATCGACCTGCGGGATGCACCACCTGTCACGGCGCCACGGCTTGAGCTGGTTCTCGCCCAGGCGCCGGCGCACCGTCTCCCGCGACAGCGCGGCATGATCGGTCAGCCGGACCACCGCATCGGCCAGCAGCTCCAGGGTCCAGCGAGCCCGACCCTCGGGCGGGCTGGCGCAGGCGGTCGCCACCAGCAAGGCTTCCTCCTTGCCCGACAGCTTGCGCGCGACGCCCGGTCGTGGCGCCTCCTCCAGG
Proteins encoded in this window:
- a CDS encoding IS630 family transposase, yielding LEEAPRPGVARKLSGKEEALLVATACASPPEGRARWTLELLADAVVRLTDHAALSRETVRRRLGENQLKPWRRDRWCIPQVDGSFVARMDDVLDRYTEAPDPRRPVVCFDESPLQLIGEVRQPIPAAPGQPARYDYEYKRNGTVNLFVCLDVHHPWRQVTVTDQRTAQDYACCLRDLVDIHYPEADRIRVVQDNLSTHTAGALYETFPPEEAHRLLRRLEFHYTPKHASWLNMVEIEIGVLRGQCLDRRIGERSQLVSEIDAWVRARNASGARINWMFDTHRARKKLARAYPVISNRS